The proteins below are encoded in one region of Bdellovibrio bacteriovorus:
- a CDS encoding methyl-accepting chemotaxis protein: MGQNKLAAWFSGIRGRLLLAAFVPMIGSAVIFTVALNGLDKTNLLLEDAHTLIIPNYEYIGEMRQARNKFGYRTWAAIDAMNDVSVRNKQLDSAQEGVDEFKSGYKRYTEARFAPGEEVVHEAAKVHVPKLVAVMEEIIALLRTGDPEKVLEAKKLLNGKFGDLNTIVRDFNDKAETLYRNLAEKDNKLAKDTRNEVFNFLLTISVLTGLGIFGLMIWISSRITNTVSSIADRLTSAATQVATSVEQLNEAGNSLSQSSTEAAASLEETVASLEEMTSMVQMNSDNAKQAAALSASSRESAENGEKEIQNLIQSMTQISQSSKKIEEIIHVIDDIAFQTNLLALNAAVEAARAGEQGKGFAVVAEAVRTLAQRSAASAKDISSLIKDSVSQIETGSEIADKSGAVLTNIVSSIKKVSDLNTEIATASAEQTTGIQQISKAMNQLDQASQSNAASAEEIAATSGEINNLATTSQKLTVELNEVILGKAFSASPTSEAPSKSSSKSVPLKETKQAPKINKNVTSTAASVIPFEDDERGKVSSVDGF, translated from the coding sequence ATGGGTCAAAACAAACTTGCCGCTTGGTTTAGTGGGATACGAGGTCGCCTTCTTCTGGCCGCTTTCGTACCGATGATTGGATCGGCGGTGATCTTCACAGTTGCACTGAATGGCCTAGATAAAACCAACCTTCTTCTTGAAGATGCTCACACATTGATTATTCCCAATTATGAATACATTGGGGAAATGCGCCAAGCCCGTAATAAGTTCGGCTATCGCACTTGGGCGGCTATTGATGCTATGAACGATGTATCAGTACGAAATAAGCAACTTGATTCTGCCCAAGAAGGGGTCGACGAATTTAAATCCGGTTATAAAAGATACACGGAAGCACGTTTCGCCCCGGGTGAAGAAGTTGTTCATGAGGCCGCTAAAGTTCACGTTCCTAAACTTGTAGCCGTTATGGAAGAAATCATTGCATTACTAAGAACCGGTGATCCTGAAAAAGTACTGGAAGCCAAAAAGCTTCTTAACGGTAAATTTGGAGATCTAAACACAATTGTTCGTGACTTCAATGACAAGGCCGAAACCCTCTATCGTAATCTCGCAGAAAAAGACAATAAACTTGCAAAAGACACTCGCAATGAGGTTTTTAATTTCTTGCTGACTATCTCGGTTCTTACCGGATTGGGTATCTTTGGTCTGATGATCTGGATTTCTTCACGCATCACGAATACTGTTTCATCCATCGCCGATCGCTTGACTTCCGCAGCCACTCAAGTTGCAACCTCGGTTGAACAATTGAATGAAGCCGGAAATAGTTTATCCCAATCATCAACGGAAGCTGCGGCGTCGCTGGAAGAGACTGTTGCCTCCCTGGAAGAAATGACTTCCATGGTTCAAATGAACTCCGACAACGCAAAACAAGCCGCCGCCCTTTCAGCAAGTTCAAGAGAATCTGCTGAAAACGGTGAAAAAGAGATTCAAAACCTGATCCAGTCAATGACTCAGATTTCTCAGTCTTCGAAAAAAATCGAAGAGATCATTCACGTGATTGACGATATCGCGTTCCAAACCAATCTTCTTGCACTAAATGCCGCCGTGGAAGCCGCGCGCGCTGGTGAACAAGGTAAAGGCTTTGCGGTTGTTGCCGAAGCCGTGCGCACGTTGGCGCAAAGAAGTGCTGCTTCTGCCAAAGACATCTCGAGTTTGATCAAAGACTCTGTATCGCAAATCGAAACTGGAAGTGAAATCGCTGATAAGAGCGGTGCGGTTCTTACGAATATCGTATCTTCCATCAAAAAAGTATCTGATCTAAATACCGAAATAGCGACGGCCAGCGCGGAGCAGACAACAGGAATTCAGCAGATCAGCAAAGCGATGAATCAACTGGATCAAGCGTCACAATCCAATGCGGCGTCCGCAGAAGAGATCGCGGCAACCAGTGGCGAGATCAACAATCTTGCAACCACATCGCAAAAATTAACGGTGGAATTAAATGAAGTCATCTTAGGTAAAGCTTTTTCGGCGTCACCGACGTCCGAAGCGCCAAGTAAATCCTCATCAAAGTCAGTCCCTTTAAAAGAAACTAAACAAGCTCCTAAGATAAACAAAAACGTCACCTCGACTGCCGCTTCCGTCATCCCATTTGAAGACGACGAAAGAGGTAAAGTCTCTTCTGTTGACGGATTTTAG
- a CDS encoding HAMP domain-containing methyl-accepting chemotaxis protein, translating into MSLKSWLQGIRGKLLFAAVLPLIGFTTIYFISHSGMSDLGKGIQSANEDIIPSIQGLGDMRQARNAFGYQTYAAMAQQDPKKREVHITIAKEAIANLKKAIDFYESFPFTPEAEKIWAPSRPIRSEYFATLEKVMQHLDEGANDKALALMQGPVWDYGTTINKVTSESLAYYRERVKKETALATETLARADKMLIAITLISSIAIFCLLLWLAARIANSVASIAGRLSGAGGQVASAVEQLNEAGNSLSQSSTEAAASLEETVAALEEMTSMVQMNSDNAKQAAALSASSKEAAESGEREIQTLIESMTEISKSSKKIEEIISVIDDIAFQTNLLALNAAVEAARAGEQGKGFAVVAEAVRTLAQRSAAAAKDITVLIKDSVSQIEHGSDIADKSGAVLTNIVSSVKKVSDLNNEIAAASSEQTTGIQQISKAMNQLDQAAQSNAASAEEIAATSGEINNLAATNQNLTIELNTVILGGDANPAAAPAEAKVKGAMRMKTSGKVIPFKSTKPIATAKKSESQATIPFDEDERAKVGNTEGF; encoded by the coding sequence ATGTCTTTGAAGTCATGGCTCCAAGGTATCCGCGGAAAATTGCTTTTCGCAGCTGTCCTTCCGCTGATCGGTTTTACAACTATTTATTTTATCTCTCACTCTGGGATGAGTGACTTGGGGAAAGGCATTCAATCCGCGAATGAAGATATCATCCCGAGTATTCAGGGTCTGGGCGACATGCGCCAGGCACGTAATGCTTTCGGTTATCAGACTTATGCGGCTATGGCTCAGCAGGACCCGAAGAAGCGTGAAGTTCACATAACTATTGCGAAAGAAGCAATTGCCAACCTGAAAAAGGCCATTGATTTCTATGAGTCCTTCCCGTTTACTCCGGAGGCAGAAAAGATTTGGGCACCTTCCCGCCCTATTCGCTCTGAATATTTTGCGACGCTTGAAAAAGTCATGCAGCATCTGGATGAAGGCGCCAACGACAAAGCCTTAGCCCTTATGCAAGGTCCGGTTTGGGACTACGGTACGACGATCAATAAAGTGACTTCCGAATCATTGGCTTACTATCGCGAGCGCGTAAAGAAAGAAACAGCTTTGGCGACAGAGACTTTAGCTCGAGCAGACAAAATGCTTATAGCGATCACTTTGATTTCTTCTATCGCTATTTTCTGTCTTCTGCTTTGGTTGGCCGCAAGAATTGCGAACTCTGTGGCTTCTATTGCAGGTCGCTTAAGCGGCGCTGGAGGTCAAGTGGCTTCCGCCGTCGAACAGCTTAACGAAGCCGGAAACAGTTTGTCCCAGTCCTCTACGGAAGCTGCTGCTTCTTTAGAAGAAACTGTGGCGGCCCTGGAAGAGATGACTTCTATGGTACAAATGAATTCCGACAACGCGAAACAAGCTGCGGCTCTTTCTGCGTCATCAAAAGAAGCTGCGGAGTCTGGTGAACGAGAAATTCAAACATTGATTGAGTCAATGACTGAAATCTCTAAATCTTCTAAAAAAATCGAAGAGATTATTTCAGTTATCGATGACATCGCCTTTCAGACAAACCTGTTGGCTTTGAATGCGGCGGTCGAGGCGGCCCGTGCAGGTGAACAAGGTAAAGGTTTCGCCGTCGTCGCAGAAGCGGTTCGCACATTAGCACAAAGAAGTGCGGCGGCCGCCAAGGATATCACGGTTTTAATCAAAGACTCCGTTTCACAAATCGAACACGGAAGCGACATTGCTGATAAGAGCGGTGCGGTTCTTACCAACATCGTGAGTTCAGTGAAAAAAGTTTCAGACTTGAATAACGAGATCGCGGCAGCAAGTTCTGAACAGACGACTGGAATTCAACAGATCAGCAAAGCGATGAATCAGTTAGACCAAGCGGCTCAATCAAATGCGGCTTCCGCCGAAGAAATCGCGGCGACAAGTGGTGAGATCAACAACCTGGCAGCAACAAATCAGAATCTAACTATCGAGTTGAACACAGTTATCTTAGGGGGGGATGCAAATCCGGCAGCCGCCCCTGCGGAGGCAAAGGTCAAAGGCGCAATGAGAATGAAGACGTCCGGTAAAGTCATTCCTTTTAAATCCACAAAACCCATCGCCACCGCAAAAAAATCAGAGTCTCAAGCTACGATTCCCTTCGACGAAGATGAACGGGCTAAGGTCGGAAACACTGAAGGTTTTTAA